The Natator depressus isolate rNatDep1 chromosome 21, rNatDep2.hap1, whole genome shotgun sequence genomic sequence cctccagcTCTAACCACTCGAGACGCTGTCTCAGCGCTTGGGTGGGGTCTTCCCCAGGTGCGCACACCTTCTTGGTTGACAGGAAGGGGCTGAGAGAGGATGTGTCTTTAACCCACTAGTCAGCACTGCCCACAAGACACCCCTCTGCCCGCCCTGGGAGCCGCTGGGACCAGCCAGCGTGCCCCGGTGCGGGTGGCTTGGTGAGGCGCCTACCCTGGATCGATGCTTGTAGAAGAGCAGGCCTCCGACAGCCAGCAGAATCGCCACGGTCGCCAGGACTGCCACCAGCACATAGGACATGACCTCCCGCTGGGTCGCCTTGGGCTGCGCCTCCTTCCTGCGCTGGTCTGTGTTCGGAGGAAGGATGTTAAGGTCAGGGATGGGCCCCGCCAGGCTGTCGTCGAGCTCTCTGAACCTGGGCAGCCCCCCTGTTCTCTTTCCTCGGAGCTCCGTGGTGCGCTGCCCGTCTGGGGCtttgccctgccctgctgggtgccGAGGACTCCCCCCGGGGGGCGTCTCTGGGGCAGTAGGGCGGTCAGTGGTAGCAGAGATCCTGGAGAACTGGTGCTGCACTACAGAGATGGGCTCCTCGGAGCCCAGAGAGGGGATCGGCCACAGCTCACTGTGCAGGGGGGTCACTAATCGGCCACCGGGGTCTGCTCCCGAGGCCTCCGCTGCTTCGGATGTCAGGGCTGGGCTGGACCCGGCATCGGCACTGCTGGGATCTATCAGGTGGGTGCTCGGCTCTGCTGCTGAGAATGCCCAGACGGCTTGGGTGACGTCTTCTCCTGCCCATGGCTGGGTCTGCTTGGCGCTGGGGGAGGAGTCCGGTGAACCAGGCGTGCGGAGGAACAATCTGAGCCCAGTTGGCCATGCCTGGACTTGCTCAGCCTCTGTCCTGGTGCGATGGATCTCTTCCCTCTGTAGCGTCTCTCCACCAGAGGCCGGGAGGCTGGAAGGGGAGGTGAAGACATCCTTGGTGCTAGGGGGCTCCCGGCTGGGAGGTTCGGTTAGGTCCAGGAGCGGTTCAGTGCGGACGGACGCGCTGCCAGGTCCCTGTGATGCTGATGCTAGCTCCAGGTCTGCTGGTGGTGAGGACACCCTGGCAGAGATGCCAGCCCAGACCCCCTGGATCTCCAGAGCAACCAGGGCTTGGTGCGTGCTCCTGGATACCCTGGGCTTGGCGCTGCTGTCTGACTTGACTGGGCTCTGCATGGCACCAGGCTGGCTGTGGGCCAGGCGGGTGCTGGCAGCCGCCTCCTTGCTGCCCAGGCCGGGTACAGTGGAAGGGAAGGGCTTGGTGGCCAaggctgggtggggagaggctTGGGGTCCCTCACGAGGGGAGCTTGGGGATGGACAGTTGCAGTCACGGTCAGTCACCACACCTGaaagaaccagagagagagagagagaaaggccatAGAGTAACCAGCCTCCAGGAAGAGCAGGGAACAGCCTTTAGGGTCGGCTCAATCCTTTTCCCCGCCCCAGGACCCAGCTTTAGCTtgggtgggctggtgccagagcCACTGAAACGAGGCCGAAGTGAaacaggaggcaggggagagagagtccggaatgggcggggggcaggggggggggacAGCAGCGGGCAGAGCAAAAAGAGGGAGCGGGGAGGTGAACTGAGCTGCCCAGAGAGACTGCGAGATGCAGACCTGCGAGCAGCGCAGAGAGCAGCCCATGCCCTGGGGAGTGGAAGCGATTAGCGAGAAAGAAGGGGTCAAGAAGGCGCGCAGCCAGCAGGCCAGGGGACAGAGGGAgaggtggtggggcagggccGGTGCACGGAGATCGGGGCTGTGATTGTTAGTGTGCCCAAGCAAGGCAGCGTCCACATTGCGGCAGGCCCTTGTCCAGAGGCTGTGGAGGGTCTGAGGCTCGTGTcatcaccagcagcagctgcccaagCAACAGGATCAGTGGGAGGGGAGTGTTAGTTTCACCGAGTCCCCTCGTCTCAGTCACAAGACACAGGACAGATCCTACTGGTGGGGAGGACGGATGGGAGCTTCTTCTTGGTGTGCATGCAAACATATGACATGTAACATGGACCCGGACACAGGCAGGCCGCAGGGACAGATAAGAGCACTGCATCTTCCACTCTGCCTTGACAAAGTGCCGCCCCCCTGATCGGAGCCAGGTAGCCGGAGGCCAGGAAAATTTTctccactgtacagatggggaaaccaaggcacaaggAGGGAACGTGACTTGGCCCGTGTGTCGGTGGCAGAGAGcagccaggagtcctgcctcccagagctgggcctgAGCCACGAGTCCGTCCTTACTCCCAGACGAGCCGCTGCAGATAAAACGACTAGGCCCCAAGcctgcagccctggctgagtcAGGTTTGAGGTTTTCTTGGAGCTTTTTTCACATTGCTAATTTCTGCTCCTGCCTGTGAACTTCCTGGTTTCGGCAGAAATACCGCAAACGAGGTTTCTGTATTTGCAGTACTACAGCCAAACTCACCGCCCTAGAGAGCCATCCAGCCCGCTTCTCAGAGCGAAGAGTGAGAAAACCACTTCCCAAACAACTTCCCAATCTGGGGGCCTGTCTCTGacccaggggcgctggaacaatttgcacagtggggggtgctgagaaccattgaaccaaactgtaaaccctggataggatggaaaccacttcaagccacggggtgcaacagcacccctagttccagcacctatgctctgACCCAAAACTTTGGAGCTTTCTCCCTCATCAGCAGTCACAcaaatggacacacacacacaaatacatgcatgcacagagaaatgcagaaaaacaCACAGGTAAGCACAGTCATAAAGACAGGCACATGGGTGCAATCCAGTGCAGACGCATGTTTGTATGCTCACATGTATACACGCCCTTGTGATGCCACAAACATGCACACTCATTCACAGGGACAAACGCTTGCATGCACACAAGCATGCTCCTGTGTAAAAGCTGCAGTCTTGTAATGGTATAAATCTTCACAACGATCAGGCATGTGAATCCACTGCCCTGGCTGGTGCTAGAGGATGCAGCTCAAGAGGAGGTGGTGCAGGGAGATCAGCTGTCCTAGTTTCTTACCTGGAGATGGCAGTTCCTTTTTCGGGGCGTCAGAGCACTTCTGGTAGGTTTTGCTGCAATCGCGTTTGAAATCCACATCTTTGTCTAAGAGGACCATAACTCGGTGAAAGAAATCCTTCACCAGCTGTAGCATCTTCTCGGGAGGCATGGAGAACTCCTTGGAGCAGGCCTGGGAGAGCTAAGCAGAGAGCAGGGATCAGCAGCCAGGAGACAACCCAGAGAGCAGAAACTGGGTCAAACTCCCCCTCGTCCTGCAATTGCCAAATCGCTAGAAGCACCAGGCACCACACACGGGCTGACTCTCCCCTCGCAGCTCTACGGCACTCAGTGAAACTACTCGGTGTAAACACGGTCTGAGGGAAAGATCAGGACCGCTGAGTCTGATCCccatctcattgaaatcaatgggagtcttcccatgTCCCCCACAATGAGATCAGAATCGGGCCCATTCAGCGTGATCCTACTcccgttgaaatcagtgggagattgGTCACTTCTACCAGCGAGAGCTGGCTCAGGCCCATTTACACCCGGGCTGGGATTCCAGGGGCTCTTGGCAGGAGCCAACGCAGGTAGAAAAGGATCAGGGAAAAGACTGAGCTCGGATGGTGACCCGGCTGGTGCTTGGGCCCTTTGGGTGGCTCTGGCCTAGAGCAGTCTACAGCCAAAGTCCCAGCctcctgctgggagcagagtctgaCACATCTGAGGCTGCATAGCAGAGTCCTGTAAGTCCTTGTGCTTGAGCATGCAGAGAATCCCGCTCAggatcccaccccccacccccacccgtgTGGCTCTGGGAGTCTCTCGAGAGCCCCTGAGGCTGCTGTCTTCACAGGGGAGGCTCCAGCTGACAGCCAGGGAGGCTGAGAATATTCCCAGCTTTGCACTTCCTGCTCTGCTCTTTCATCTGCCAGGCCGGGGACCCTCTGACCCCAGCTCCAGCTTTAATTAGCCCAGTGTGTGGTTAATGATTATTCCCAGCCAACAGCAACCACCGGTCACATATTCGGACACAGCCTGGAACGCCTTCACAGAATcagagaagatcagggttggaagggacctcaggaggtcacctagtcccaccccctgctcaaagcaggaccaaccccaactacatcatcctcAGGGGCCACCCTCCAGAGTCCACGTGGTCACCCTCAGTGCTCTGGGAGTTAGTCTTTTCCCAATATGGACATCCACCCAGCTTCCTAGCGCAGCAGGGACCAGCCTGAACCAAACCGCTCCATTCCACTGAGGGCTGCGAGCCCTCCTCTCGTCCCTGTGCCCATTAACCTGCGGATCCGCAGCTGGTTCTCAGAACGTACCTCGCGCTCATGATCATCCTGGTCGTCAATGCACGGAACTTCATTCTCGTCGATTTTCTTGTACATGTTTTGCACGTCTTTTGTCTTGTTAAAATTATCGGAGTTCTTCTTGAATTTCATTTTATCAAGGATGTCCTCCAGCCGAGGGAAAGCCGCTTTGACAAAGCAGATGGGGTCACCCTGGGACGCAAACATGGACAGATTATTGGGTGCAATACAGAACTGCTGCACGGCCCACTGCATCTTACCACCCGGGGTACATGTATCCAGAGAGACTGTTCAGCCCCGGGCCCAGAgagaccccttccccccagtccctgccacgTTCAAAGATAGCTCTAAGATGATGCAAACATTCTGAGCactcctgaaaatctggccctttgtgtgtaAGTTATACTggctttcctccctcctcccaaggccccaattcagaggtgatgtgtaagGGAAGTCAGTTACACTTCAGCAAGTGGGCCAAAGAGCTTCCTTCCTTAAGGAAGGATTACCACCGCCATTTtgcaaaagggaaactgaggcatggagtgaTTAAATGAGTTTCCAAAAATCACATAGCGAGTCTGTGACCAAGGTGGAAATCAAGCCCAGCTCTCTGAAGGCTTAGGCTACAGGCCCCTCCTTTCTCTCCAGGCTGCTGAGACTCCCCTCTGGATTTACAGCTCCTCCCATCCCCGGGGCTAATGCACAAGCTGCCATCCTGAGGaactgctaggctcaggctagcAGCTGGTCAGACAAAGTCCACTCACCAATTGAAGCTCATCAATGAACTCAAAGGAGACGTGGCAGGACATCAGCATCTGGGAGTCAATCTGCGAAAGAGAAGCACAAAGTCACAGTGCAGCCCCTTAACAGGAATCCAGCCAGACTGCCGCTCCCCTTTAAGCAGGCACCTGATAATTGCACCAGCCCCTAGGGCCTGCAGAGAGGAGAATCTGCAGAGCAGGATGAACCCAGCTGCTCTGGATAGGATCAGTGCAGGGAACCATAcaagggctgcagccagggggcTGTTAGCACCACAGGATGGGACTCCGTGCACTATGGACAGGGCTGCCGAGCATTATAGGTTCACTTCCTGGGACTAGAGATCCAGCTCAGCATCTATCAATCATTTGAACACATACTAAATACACTCTTCCACTCAAtctatcattttttaaaaccagatcCCCGCCTCTGCTCTGCAGACACGCTCATGATTACAGAGTATCTCTCGTCACAGAGGAATTTGCCCTAATGTCCTGGCCAAAATTTTCCCCCTGTGTCACTCAGCTGCAGCTCATCACCCCATACACAGCTGCATTTTAGGAGTggatgcaggggttttttttggtaacatTCTTTGGATCCTTGTTGCTGGAAGGCACAATATAACTGAGATGTTGTTATTCCATGCAGTTCACTGGAGGTCCAGAGGGTAAACAGATATAATGAAGGAACAGGCAGTTCTGTGAAGAGGCGTAGCCCTGATGAGGCTATGAGCATTCCCAATCCTCGTCCAAACAAACAAGAGGCAGTCGCCCTTCTTCATCAGGGGGGCCAGGATCTGCCTTGTCAGAGGAAAGCAAGAGGCCACAAAAATCAACCCCGCTGCCCCCCGGCTCTTCCCATGCtgactcagcactttgcagaataACTCTGCAGGGAAGCCGAGTGCAACAGCGCCCACATCTGACAAAGGCCTTGAGTGACAGAGGTTTTCAATTTCAGGATGAAAAGCTCTCCTCTGGGGAGTACTCGGAGTCTGCGTTCCAGGCTGGGAAAAAACAGAGCTGCCAGGAGAGCATGTATGATTGGGAACAATTGTTTCATTATCCACTGGGCCTGTGGTGAGGCGGTTGCTAGCAAACGCTTATTAGATACAAAGTAGAGCTGGCTGAGACGGGCCAGGGATGGGGTGCGCGGCTGTGATCGCTGCAGAAGGCCGGAGAACACAGGAGGGAAATCCTTTGACCAGCCCTGCTATCTTCGAGTTGGTTTCACGCGCCTGACTCTGACCTTTGTGCCCGAAGTAATGAGGATGGTGGCAGCCATCCAACTGAGGGAACATTCGACTTTGGACTGTCAGAGCCGGGACAGCAGCAACAACTGGATTAGTGACTGAATGCTGGGTTGGTGGCACAACATCTGGACTCACAGCCTGGCTCCTGGCCCAGTATCTAAGTGCTTAAAGTGGTAGGGCCACATCTGGATCATTAGCGCAGTATTTACAGGGCGGTGGCCTGGTTGCCCGGTCACTCACCCCCGTGTCAACTccgtggggcctgattctcctctcactcccccTGGTGTGACTCAGGACTAACCCCATGAATGATGACAGTGTAAGTGAGATCTGAATGGGGCCCTGGCTAATTAATAAGGATATAGACTCATAGGaccagaagggacctcgagaggtcatgtagtccagtcccctgcactcatggcaggactaagtattatctagaccatccctgacaggtgtttgtccaacatgctcttaaaaatctccaatgatggagattctacaacttccctgggcaatttattccggtgcttaaccaccctgacaggtaggaagtttttcctaatgtccaatctaaaccgcccttgctgtaatttaagcccattgcttcttgt encodes the following:
- the CSF1 gene encoding macrophage colony-stimulating factor 1, with the protein product MAAQLRAQEVEGPRAAARLGPKVCPVSCTLLTFFLLAACSIHETEQKGYCENIITKKHLDKLQELIDSQMLMSCHVSFEFIDELQLGDPICFVKAAFPRLEDILDKMKFKKNSDNFNKTKDVQNMYKKIDENEVPCIDDQDDHERELSQACSKEFSMPPEKMLQLVKDFFHRVMVLLDKDVDFKRDCSKTYQKCSDAPKKELPSPGVVTDRDCNCPSPSSPREGPQASPHPALATKPFPSTVPGLGSKEAAASTRLAHSQPGAMQSPVKSDSSAKPRVSRSTHQALVALEIQGVWAGISARVSSPPADLELASASQGPGSASVRTEPLLDLTEPPSREPPSTKDVFTSPSSLPASGGETLQREEIHRTRTEAEQVQAWPTGLRLFLRTPGSPDSSPSAKQTQPWAGEDVTQAVWAFSAAEPSTHLIDPSSADAGSSPALTSEAAEASGADPGGRLVTPLHSELWPIPSLGSEEPISVVQHQFSRISATTDRPTAPETPPGGSPRHPAGQGKAPDGQRTTELRGKRTGGLPRFRELDDSLAGPIPDLNILPPNTDQRRKEAQPKATQREVMSYVLVAVLATVAILLAVGGLLFYKHRSRTQEGRLQRRGNDLEEQEGSPLNGVEEPLELQVQGEL